A window of the Miscanthus floridulus cultivar M001 chromosome 14, ASM1932011v1, whole genome shotgun sequence genome harbors these coding sequences:
- the LOC136502746 gene encoding uncharacterized protein: MPRGGRSSGGGGRRSYSSAKIAKAPPPAPAAKGGGAPAPATTTGGGSVLGNIASAFAEGWVWSTSWAMANRAMDAVLGPRTFRIEHTAATTSAIASGGGDDGASSPSNPCQIHAMAFQDCINQHGSDISRCQFYVNILNDCRRRGQVAAVETSG, encoded by the exons ATGCCTCGCGGCGGCCGCAGCTCTGGGG GAGGAGGTAGAAGATCTTATTCCAGTGCCAAAATAGCCAAAGCCCCTCCGCCTGCACCGG CGGCCaagggcggcggcgctcctgctcCGGCAACTACTACCGGCGGCGGCTCTGTGTTGGGCAACATCGCATCCGCCTTTGCTGAGGGATGGGTTTGGTCCACCAGTTGGGCCATGGCAAACAGGGCCATGGATGCTGTCCTTGGCCCCCGTACCTTCCGCATCGAACACACTGCTGCTACTACCAGTGCCATTGCTAGTGGTGGTGGCGATGATGGTGCGTCGTCGCCGTCTAACCCCTGCCAAATCCATGCCATGGCCTTCCAAGAC TGCATCAACCAGCATGGGAGCGACATCAGCAGGTGCCAGTTCTACGTCAACATTCTCAATGATTGCCGCCGCAGAGGTCAAGTGGCCGCCGTAGAAACATCCGGATAG
- the LOC136504030 gene encoding protein NUCLEAR FUSION DEFECTIVE 4-like, with product MATARAFAAQVLRGRWFMAYGSFLLLSTAGATYTFAIYSKDIKSTLGYTQEQLNTVGFFKDVGGNIGIHAGLIAELAPPWLVLAVGAAMSLGGYLMLYLSVTGRVSPAPPLWLVCLYIAVGANSQPFANTGALVTCVKNFPESRGVMLGLLKGFVGLSGAILTQLYLAFFGSGGGGGDSRPLILLVGWLPAAVYVAFLATIRVIRAPRSPVAARREYRAFCAFLYVSLALAAYLLVAIVLQKRFQFTRAEYAASAAVVFLMLLLPLGIVLREEAALFKSNITNAPAEEQAAETPALPAATAATKQQPPPAPGTASQRLLLSLRPPPRGEDYTILQALVSMDMLLLFTASLFGIGGMLTAIDNMGQIGESLGYPRRSAATFVSLVSIWNYLGRVAAGFASEALLSRHRLPRPLILAGVLLLSVLGHLLIAFGVPGSLYVASVVIGFCLGAANLLILASVSELFGLRYYSTMCNFCGTATPLGTYVLNVRVAGRMYDREAARQPGAVAALAGKGVTCIGVRCYRESFLVITAVTVAAAVVTLALACRTREFYAKFKAGTTCSSGEDK from the coding sequence ATGGCCACAGCGAGGGCGTTCGCCGCGCAGGTGCTGCGAGGGCGGTGGTTCATGGCGTACGGCTCCTTCCTCCTCTTGTCCACCGCCGGCGCCACCTACACCTTCGCCATCTACTCCAAGGACATCAAGTCGACGCTGGGGTACACGCAGGAGCAGCTGAACACCGTCGGCTTCTTCAAGGACGTGGGCGGCAACATCGGCATCCACGCAGGCCTCATCGCCGAGCTCGCCCCGCCCTGGCTCGTCCTCGCCGTCGGTGCCGCCATGAGCCTCGGCGGCTACCTCATGCTCTACCTCTCCGTCACAGGCCGCGTCAGCCCCGCCCCGCCGCTCTGGCTCGTCTGCCTCTACATCGCTGTTGGCGCCAACTCCCAGCCCTTCGCCAACACCGGCGCGCTCGTCACCTGCGTCAAGAACTTCCCCGAGAGCCGCGGCGTCATGCTCGGCCTCCTCAAGGGCTTCGTCGGCCTCAGCGGCGCCATCTTAACCCAGCTCTACCTCGCCTTCTTCGGctctggaggcggcggcggcgacagcagGCCCCTCATCCTCCTCGTCGGCTGGCTCCCTGCCGCCGTGTACGTCGCTTTCCTCGCCACCATACGGGTCATACGCGCGCCGCGGTCTCCCGTTGCTGCACGCCGGGAGTACCGCGCCTTCTGCGCCTTCCTCTACGTGTCGCTCGCGCTCGCCGCCTACCTCCTGGTCGCCATCGTCCTGCAGAAGCGGTTCCAGTTCACACGGGCAGAGTACGCCGCCAGCGCCGCCGTCGTGTTCCTCATGTTGCTGCTTCCGCTCGGAATCGTCCTGCGCGAGGAGGCCGCGCTGTTCAAGTCCAACATCACCAACGCGCCAGCTGAAGAGCAAGCTGCAGAAACACCGGCTCTGCCCGCGGCGACCGCGGCCACGAAGCAGCAGCCACCACCAGCACCAGGGACGGCGAGCCAAAGGTTGCTGCTTTCActgcggccgccgccgcgcggcGAGGACTACACGATCCTGCAGGCGCTGGTGAGCATGGACATGCTGCTGCTGTTCACGGCGTCGTTGTTCGGCATAGGCGGCATGCTGACGGCGATCGACAACATGGGCCAGATCGGCGAGTCGTTGGGGTACCCGCGGCGGAGTGCTGCCACCTTCGTCTCCCTCGTCAGCATCTGGAACTACCTCGGCCGCGTCGCCGCAGGATTCGCATCGGAGGCCCTGCTGTCCCGGCACCGCCTCCCGCGGCCGCTCATCCTGGCCGGCGTGCTCCTGCTCAGCGTGCTGGGCCACCTGCTGATCGCGTTCGGCGTGCCCGGGTCGCTGTACGTGGCGTCGGTGGTGATCGGGTTCTGCTTGGGCGCCGCAAATCTGCTCATCCTCGCCAGCGTGTCGGAGCTGTTCGGTCTCAGGTACTACTCCACCATGTGCAACTTCTGCGGCACGGCCACCCCCCTGGGGACGTACGTCCTCAACGTCCGCGTCGCCGGCCGCATGTACGACCGGGAGGCGGCACGGCAGCCGGGCGCGGTGGCCGCGCTGGCGGGGAAGGGGGTCACGTGCATTGGCGTCCGGTGCTACAGGGAGTCCTTTTTGGTCATCACCGCGGTCACCGTGGCCGCGGCGGTGGTGACGCTGGCGCTCGCATGCAGGACTCGGGAGTTCTACGCCAAGTTCAAGGCGGGAACAACTTGCAGTAGTGGTGAAGACAAGTAG